DNA sequence from the Coriobacteriia bacterium genome:
GCGCACGGCATCAGGCCGGTCAGCAAGCCGAACGCAATGGGAGTCGCAATCGAGCTCTGTCCGGCGTCAGCATCCGATGTTGCCTTGCGGCGCAGCTTCGAGAGCGCCGCTATGAGCACGCGAGGCGGGCGTGGGGTCAGCCGAGCAGCGCACGGCACCTTGCCGGTCATGCCTAGGCCGAGCACGATCATGAAGAGGCCTGCCACGGCCATGATCCACGGCCGGATTCCGTTCAGGTTGAATGCCGAACCGATGGCGCCGAGCAGAAGTCCGACCAGCACGTAGCTGATGAGCTTCGCAGCCTGATATGCCAGGTTGGGAAGCACCTTCATCTGCCAGCTGTCGCCGTCCTCGCTCTTCACCGCATAGGTGACGACCATCGGTCCGCACATCGAGATGCAGTGGACGCTTGTGACAAGCCCCACGGCAAACATCGATATCCAGAGAGTCCAAGACACAGTAGCTACTCCTCGCAAGAAGGGTCGGGCGCACGCCACGGTACATTCTTGGGGTGCGTCAAAGACCACTCGCGGGCGCGTGGAAGCGCCGCAGCAAGCG
Encoded proteins:
- a CDS encoding sulfite exporter TauE/SafE family protein; translated protein: MSWTLWISMFAVGLVTSVHCISMCGPMVVTYAVKSEDGDSWQMKVLPNLAYQAAKLISYVLVGLLLGAIGSAFNLNGIRPWIMAVAGLFMIVLGLGMTGKVPCAARLTPRPPRVLIAALSKLRRKATSDADAGQSSIATPIAFGLLTGLMPCA